The Dietzia sp. ANT_WB102 region TCCGGGCATGCGCGGACCATTCTGGCCGCGGTCGAGGACGCCAGTTACGCCATGGAGTCGGCCCGCGCGGGCGTCGGGACCACGCTCTCGGCCGGGGTGTGGGCGTCGGTGGCGTCCACGCTGTTGCCGGCCGGGATCCGGATTCTGTCCCGGGACCACCCGGGCATCGTGGTGCGAACCCGGGAGCTGGCGCCGGAGGATACGACCGGCGCGGTCCGGGACGGCTCACTCGATCTGTCGTTCGTGCTGGACTACTCGAGCTACGCCATGGCGGACGTCTCCGACCTGGTGCGGGTGCCGGTCGCGAGGGAATCACTGCACGCGGTGGTGCCCCGCGATTCGATGGACTCGAAGCGCGTGTCGTTGGCCGACCTGGCCGCGGCGCCGTGGGTGCTCGCGCATCCGCGTTCGCACTTCGGCCGCGCGGTGCGGATCGCCTGCCGCGAAGCGGGGTTCGAGCCCGAGGTGCGACACGAGGCCGGGGAGCAGTCCACGGCGCTGGCCCTGGTCGCCGCAGGCCTCGGCGTCACCCTCGTGTCCGACCTGGGCTTGAGCACCTACCCGGCGGACGTGGAGGTGCTGCCACTGACCGACGACCTGTCCAGGACGGTGTCGATCACCTACCGCCGACGCGACGCTCGCCGCCGACCGCTCCAGGCGTTCGTCGAGGCCTTCGCCCTCGCAGCCCGTGAGGTGGGCCTGGGCCCGGTCTGACCGACGACGTCGATACAGGGCTCAGGGCCTGCGCGCGAGGAAGTCCGGCCGGGGCGGGGTACCGGCGAACGGCTCGGTCAACTCGTTCTCGACGCTGTTGAACACGATGAACACATTCGCCCGCGGCAGCGGCGTGATGTTGCCACCCGACGCGTGCAAAGCGTTGCAGTCGAACATCGTCATGGAACCCGCACCGCCGGTGAGGACGTCGAGACCGTGGCGCTCATACATCTCGGTGATGTGCTCCTCGGACGGCACCCCGATCTTCGGCGCCGTGGTCACCAGCGATTCCTTGTAGTAGTCCTCCGGCGTCTCGCCCGCGCACTGCACGTAGTACCTGTGCGTGCCCGGCATGATCATCAGGGGACCGTTGTAGGTCTCGTTGGGCGTCAGCGCGAGCGACGCGCTGCACGCGCGCGGCCGGGGCATGCCGTCCTCGGCGTGCCAGGTCTCGAAGTCCGAGTGCCAGTAGAACGCCCCGCCGGCGAATCCGGGCTTGTAGTTGAGTCGGCTCTGGTGCACGTACACGTCCGAGCCGAGGATCTGCTGGGCCAGGTCGATCGCACCGGACTGCTCGACGGCCTCCCACACCACCTCGCTCAGGGCGTGGACGTCGAAGACCGAGCGGACGGCCTCGCTGCCCTCCTCGCGGATGATCCGGGGATCATCGGCCATCTGCGGGTCCGCCCCGATTCGGTCGATCTCCGCCAGGCAGGCGTCGATCTGCCGACTATCCAGCGCACCCTCTCGCTGGACGTATCCGCGCTCGGAAAACCGGAGAACCTCGGGATCCTCGGTCCGGCCCCACACGACGGGGTCGCGGCGCTCGACGATCTCCGGACGCCCACTCACGCGGGTCAGGTAGTCATCAACGGCAACGGTCACTACGTCTCCTTTCTCTCCTCAGCCTTGAAAAACCCAGGCTGACTCGGGAAAGCGAGGGGTGCCGCCCCTCGCGACGCCGACCGTATCGGCGTCCGATGGAGCGGACAACCAGTCAACCGCTGACGTATCCTCGATGTTTGTCCACTTCCGGGCCGGGCGTCCCGCCATCGACCCAGGTGCGCAGGTGGCCGCTGAACTGGCGCGAGAGCACATCGCGCCACCCGGTCACGTCGCCGGACATGTGGGGACTGATGTGCGCGCCGTCGAGGGTCCAGAGCGGGTCGCCCTCGGGGAGGGGTTCGACGACGAGGACATCCAGATGCGCCGAGAGCCTGCCCGCTGCGATTTGAGCCGTCAGGGCGTCCTGGTCCACGAGTTCTCCGCGACCGACGTTCACCACGTGGGCGCCGTCGGGAAGGGCGGCCAGTTCCGCGGGGCCGAGCATCCCCCGCGTGGCGTCGGTCAGTGGCGCCACCATCACGAGGTGGTCCACGTCGCCGAGGTGATCGACCAGTCGCGCGGAATCCAGGACACAACCGAAGTCCTCGTCGTCGTCGGAGGGACGGCGCCCTGCTCCGCTGACGTCGAGCCCGACCGCCCGGAGAAGTCGCGCGGTGGCGCGACCGATCCCGCCTGTTCCCACCACCAGGGCGCGCCGGCCGGCCACCCGGGTGGTCTCGCGGTGGCGCCACCGTCCCGCGCGCTGGAGCGCCTCCGTCTCGTGCAGCCGCTTGTCGTGGGCCAGGACGCAGGCCAGGACGTACTCGGCGATCGGCTCGTCGAAGACGCCGCGGGCGTTTGTCACCAGTACGTCTGAGTCCCGCAGCTCGTCAAAGAGCAGTGTGTCCACCCCGGCGGCGGCCACGTGCACCCAGCGCAACGAGTCCGCGGCGTGCCATGCCGAGGCCAGGACCCCGGAAAAAATGTCCCACACGAGCAGGATCTCCGCCCCAGGGAGGGCGTCGGCGAGCGTGTCCGCCGTGCATTCGCGCACGTCGGCGAACTCGCGGATCTGCTCGAGGGTGGTGGGGGGTTCCAGGCCGTCCGCGCTGAGGACGACGACGGTCGGCCGGGTGCCCGAACCTCGGTGCGGTTGCGTCATGTCCCCACCGTAACGCGCCGGGCCACCCCCAGACCAGGATCGTCGGATTGTTGACAATCGCACTGGTCCGCCACACACTGACATCCATGACCGCGCACCTGTCGCCCCTCCTCAAGCAGGCCACGCCCGTCGTGGTGGACCACGCGCTCGGCTCGTGGATCCACGGCACCGACGGGCGCGACTACCTGGATTTCACGACCGGCATCGGCGTGACCAGCACCGGCCACTGCCACCCCGAGGTGGTCGCGGCCGCGCGCGAGCAGTGCGGCAAGATCATCCACGCCCAATACACGACCGTCATGCACCAGCCGCTTCTCGAGCTGACGGAGAAGCTCGGCGAGCACCTGCCCTCCGGGATCGATT contains the following coding sequences:
- a CDS encoding D-2-hydroxyacid dehydrogenase; this translates as MTQPHRGSGTRPTVVVLSADGLEPPTTLEQIREFADVRECTADTLADALPGAEILLVWDIFSGVLASAWHAADSLRWVHVAAAGVDTLLFDELRDSDVLVTNARGVFDEPIAEYVLACVLAHDKRLHETEALQRAGRWRHRETTRVAGRRALVVGTGGIGRATARLLRAVGLDVSGAGRRPSDDDEDFGCVLDSARLVDHLGDVDHLVMVAPLTDATRGMLGPAELAALPDGAHVVNVGRGELVDQDALTAQIAAGRLSAHLDVLVVEPLPEGDPLWTLDGAHISPHMSGDVTGWRDVLSRQFSGHLRTWVDGGTPGPEVDKHRGYVSG
- a CDS encoding LysR family transcriptional regulator, translating into MEPSLHRLRLLNELERRRTVTAVAAALGYTVSAVSQQLSLLEREAGTALFEKRGRGLALTEAGLVLSGHARTILAAVEDASYAMESARAGVGTTLSAGVWASVASTLLPAGIRILSRDHPGIVVRTRELAPEDTTGAVRDGSLDLSFVLDYSSYAMADVSDLVRVPVARESLHAVVPRDSMDSKRVSLADLAAAPWVLAHPRSHFGRAVRIACREAGFEPEVRHEAGEQSTALALVAAGLGVTLVSDLGLSTYPADVEVLPLTDDLSRTVSITYRRRDARRRPLQAFVEAFALAAREVGLGPV
- the thpD gene encoding ectoine hydroxylase, translating into MTVAVDDYLTRVSGRPEIVERRDPVVWGRTEDPEVLRFSERGYVQREGALDSRQIDACLAEIDRIGADPQMADDPRIIREEGSEAVRSVFDVHALSEVVWEAVEQSGAIDLAQQILGSDVYVHQSRLNYKPGFAGGAFYWHSDFETWHAEDGMPRPRACSASLALTPNETYNGPLMIMPGTHRYYVQCAGETPEDYYKESLVTTAPKIGVPSEEHITEMYERHGLDVLTGGAGSMTMFDCNALHASGGNITPLPRANVFIVFNSVENELTEPFAGTPPRPDFLARRP